The genome window GTAGGTCGAGAGTGACTCGATGTACCGGCGCTGGCCCTCCGCGAAGATCGTATCGAAGGCGAGCGACGACTTCCCCGATCCCGAGACGCCGGTGACGGCGATCACCCGCCGCCTGGGTATCTCGAGATCGATGTTCTTGAGGTTGTGCTGTCGCGCGCCCCTGATGACGATCGTCTCGGCCACACATGCCTCCTGAAGGGATAAACACGGAGTGTAACAGGAATTGCCCCTGCGCGCAATATCGGATATACTTCCGCCGTCCGTCGCGCTCCCTGCGCGGCGGCGAGACGTTCACCGCAGACGAACGGGATAGGCATGAAACCGGACGACGCGACGCTGGCGGCGGAGATCGACGGATTGCGGAGGACCCTGCGCATCCTTCGCGGGGAATCGGGCTGCGCCTGGGATCGGGAACGCACCCTCGACGACATCATCTCGAACCTCGTCGAGGAGACGTACGAGCTGTTGCACGCCGAGCGCGCGGGCGACATCGACGGCGTCGAGGAGGAGCTCGGCGACGTCCTCTTCCTCGTCGTGTTCGCGCACGAGCTGTTGCTCGAACGCGTCGAGACGCCGCTCTCCGCCATCGTTTCGCGCGTTCATCGCAAGATCGTCTCGCGCCATCCGCACGTTTTCGGCGACGAGAAGGCCGACACCGCGGCCGAGAGCCAGGCCGCCTGGGACCGGGCCAAGCGCCTCGAGCGGGCCGGTCGCCCGCCGATGGGGCTTCTCGACGGCATACCTCACGATCTCCCGCCCCTCCGCCGCGCCGACGCCGTGCAGCGCATAGCGACGGCCGTCGGCTTCGACTGGCCCGACATCCGCGGGATCGTCGGGAAGATCCGCGAGGAATCCGACGAGCTTCTCGACGCCGTCCTCGAGGGAGACCGGGCGCACGTCAAGGAGGAGCTCGGGGATCTCCTCTTCACCGTGATCCATCTCGCCGGCCGCCTCGACGCCGATCCCGAGGGCGCCCTCGCCACGACGACGGCGAAGTTCGCCGACCGGTTCCGCGCCATGGAATCGGCGGCCGCCGAGAGGGGCCGCGACCTCGAATCGATGGAGATCGACGAGATGGAATCGCTCTGGCAGGCGGCGAAGCGAAAGAAAGGCGAACGCTGACCAGAGCCGGGGCGAGGGGGAAACGGAACGGGGGCGCCTGCCAGGCGCCCCCGTTCAGCGTTATCGATGCCGTCTTCCGTCAGTTGAGCCGGTGGAACTCGATCCGGCGGTTTTCCGCGCGGCCGGCTGCGGTCGTGTTCGGAGCGATCGGATCGGCCTCTCCGTAGCCCTTCGCGATCACGCGGTCGACGGCGATACCGGCGTTCGACAGGTACTGCCTCACCGCGTTCGCGCGCTTCTCCGAGAGCCGCTGGTTGGATTCCTCGGAACCCACGCTGTCGGTGTATCCCCTGATCTCAACGCGCACTTCCGGGTAGGCCATCAGCGACTTTACCACCTGATCGAGCACCCCGTAGCTGTCGGGCGTGAGGGCGGAGGAGCCGCTCTCGAAATTTATCCCGCGGAGTATGAACTTCGCCTCGATCGGCCGTTCGTCGGGACACCCGTCGGTGTCCTCGTATCCGTTGAAGGTCTCCGGTTCGTTCGGACACTGGTCGTCCACGTCGAGTATGCCGTCGATGTCGTTGTCGAGATCGGGACAGCCGTCCTCGTCCTGGAAGCCGTCCTGATCCTCCGCCTTGAGCGGGCACTTGTCCATGTCGTCGGGAATGCCGTCGTTGTCGGTGTCCTGCATCACGTCGGGGCACCCGTCCGCGTCGTCGATCCCGTCGAAGTCCTCGGGCTCGCCCGGGCAGCGGTCCTCGACGTCGGGGATCCCGTCGCCGTCGTTGTCGAGATCGGGACAGCCGTCCTCGTCCTCGAAGCCGTCGAAGTCCTCGGCGAGATCGGGGCAGGCGTCGACGCCGTCGTTGATGCCGTCACCGTCGTTGTCCAGCTCCGGGCAGCCGTCGTCGTCCTCGAAGCCGTCGAAATCCTCGGGACTGTCGGGGCAGCGGTCCTCGCCGTCCTCGATACCGTCCCCGTCGGCGTCCTGTGCCATGACGAACCCGCCGTACGAGAACGCGAAATATGCGGCCCAGTCGGGCGGATAGGAAAGCGCCGGGTCGTCATCGCTGTTGAGATTGATGTCGAGGGCGAGCAGAACCCCCACGCCGTTGCTGCTCGTCACCGAGAGGCCGGGCGTGATCGTGTAGACGTTCTTGTTGCGGTTGCCGTAGTAGGAGAGCGTATCGCCCTCGGGCCAGTCGGCGTTGATGAACTGGTCCCATTTGAACTCGAGGAAGAGGCTCGCCTGGCCGACGATGAACTCGACGCCGGTGCCGAATTCGAACATGTCGTTGAAGCTGTCGCTCTCGTCCTCGGGGACCGCGGGGTACGCGGGATAGTAGAATCCGCTCGAATCGGGATTGTTCGTGTAGAGGATCCCGTACCCGTCCTCTTCGTTCTTGTTGAACCGGTAGCCGGCGTTGAAGTGGAGTCTCGTCGGCACGAAACGGTCCTGGTTCGTCAGATCGAACGTGAAGAGCCCCTTCATCCCGAAATCGATATTGTCCGTCGTGAAGGCCCGCTCGGCGTTGCCGGTGGGAAAGCGCGCCGAGCCGAGGAACCCGACCCGGACGATCTCCGAGGGAATCGGGGGAATCAGCTTGAGCTGGACGTCGGTGTCGCCGATCCCTCCGCGGGTCCGCGTCTCGAGCTCGCCGCTCTCCGATTCGCTCCCGACCTGCATGATCCAGTTGCGGACGCCGAGACCGGCGGAGATCTCGAGATAATCGCTGATGCCCAGCGTGAGAACCGCTCTCGTACTGAAGAAACTGTACGTGACCTCCGGCTCGGACCCCGGTTCCGCCAGGTAGTACAGACTGCGCGGCCCGGGCGTCAGCAGGACGTCGGCGCGCCGGTAATAGCATGTGCCGAGCGAGAAGATCAGCTTTCCCTTGCCGATCGTTTCCGCGTCGTACACGCGAAGCAACCCCGAGGTGCCGTCCCACGCATCCTGACCGGCGGCCGGGACTGCGCCGATCGGCAGCAGGATCGCGGCGAGAATCACCAGAATGACTGCTCTCATCTCTCGAACCTCCTCTGTTCCGGCGGCGAATGTCCCGATCGGTCCCCCGGGGCCGCCTTACGTACGTCCAGTCGCGTCTTCTTCGCCGTCGGCGTCGCCGCCGGCGTCCGTCGATTCCGTTTCTTCCCCTTCCGCGGGCGGTTCATCCGCCGTTGTCGCTTCTTCCGCGCCGTCCCCGTCCTTGGGTTCCGGCCGGGAGGACTCGTCGACGAAGTTCATTCTGAGTTCCATGAGCACGTTGTCGAGGATACGGCTCTCCGTATCCGACAGGTTTCCGGCCGTTCGCGTGCTGATCATCTCGAGCATGTCTATCGTGATACGCGCTTGATGCAAATCCCGCTCCACCGCGCCGGTCAGGGGATTCATCAACTTCCCCATCTGCTGCAGCGCGAGAGTCTGGAACATGGCGATCAGGTGCTGGAAAAGAAAGCCGTCCCGTTCGGACAGGTCGTCCTCGTACCCGTTCATTCGTCCCCCTTTCGATACCGGCTGATGATAGGGACGTATCTTTTTTCATGTCAATGGAAATCAGATACAAAAAAAGGCCGCCGGCGTGTTCGCCGGCGGCCCGAAAGACCGTGCCGATGGCGGATTCTAGTCTACCCGCCGCTCCGACGCGAACCAGATCAGCTTCGCGTCCTCTTCGTTCGAGGCGTTCGCGTAACCGTGCTCCTGCGCAGCGAGATAGTAGATGCTGTCCCCCTCGCCGAGCTCGTAGAGCTTGTCGTCGACGCGGAAATTGATCCTGCCGGACAAAACGACGGCGGCCTCGTCCCCTTCGTGGACGTGCATGTCCATATCGGCGTTCTCGTTGGGCGTGAGCGTGATCAGCTGGGCGTTGATCTTCCCGCTCGGGATCGAATGCGTGAGCATCTCCCGCTTGCCCGGCGTGCGGCCGAGTTCGCGCTCCTCGCGATCCTCGAGCGCGATGAAGGAGACGTCGGCCAGCTCCTGCTCCTCGATGAAATACGCCGGATCCTTCTGGAGCGCGTCGGCGATCCTGATGAGCGCCCCGATGGTCGGTGACGTCTTCCCCCGCTCGATCTCCGAGATGTGCGTGGCGGAGATGCCCGCTTTCGCCTCGACGTTCTTGAGCGTCAGGTGTTGTTCCTCGCGGACCTTCTTGATCCGCCGCCCGATCTCTTCCTTGGAAATCATGTCCGTCTCCTCACCTCGACCTCCCCCGCTACAGACTGAACGGAGGCATCGTGACCCAGATCGCCTTGCACCTGGCGTCGCCGATATTCCGCATCGCGTGCGGCTTGTTGGCCTTGTAGTGGATGCTGTCGCCTTCCTTGAGGATGTATTTCTCTTCGCCGATGATGATCTCCATCACGCCCTTGGTCACGAGCGCGAACTCCTCCCCGTCGTGCACGCTCGTCTCCTCCGGCCGCTTGATGCCCGGTTCGAGCTCGACCTCGAGAAAGGAGATCATCGGGTTCGGCATGTCCATCGTCAGGGAATGATAGGTCGCCCCCCATTCCTTGTAATGCATGTGACGGCGCTCGCTCCGGCGGACGACCGATATCTTCGACAGGTTGCGCTTCTCGACGAAATACGCGACGTCGGTGCCCATCGCCTCGGCGATCTTGGCCAGGGCGCCGACCGTCGGGGAGGTCATCCCCCGCTCGATCTCGGAAACGTGCGTCGCCGACACCTTCGCCTTGACCTCGATATCCTTCAAGGTCAATCCCCTGGAGAGACGGTACTGCTTGATGCGTGCGCCGATCTCGTTTTTCACTTCCATGCACCTCTCCCTTTCATCCCGGTCCCGCGACGACTGCCCCGCCGGGGATCTCTTACGCAAAACAAGATATATGAGTGTTTTGCGAAATCAGGCGTAAATATAATGCATGAATCCTGAAATATCAAACCTTTTGGCGTACGAATCCGCGCATCATTTCGCATTTTTCTCGCGCATCAAACATTTCGTGTGCCGAATCCATACGAAACAATCTATTTTGGGGAAATATTCCGAATTACCGGATGAACACGAACGGGAAACCGCGAGATTGTTTCCTATTCCACGCCCAACCATCCCCGCGGCGTGGCCCTTCTTCCGCCGCGCACACCGGTCCGCCATGCATGGGATCACGACCTCACGATATGCATCCCGTTTTCAAATCTGGAATTGACCGGATGCTTGTCGTATATTCGTGTCCATGAGACGGACGATCGAAACGATCTGCGTCATCCGGTTCGGGTCGCTCGGCGACCTCGTGCTCCTCACCGCCCTTCTCGAGGCGCTGCGCGAGGGCTGCCCCGGAGCGGCGATCAGTTTTGTCACGAAGGAACGGTACCGCCCGCTCTTCGAGACGGACGACCGGATCGACGCCCTCCACCTGCTCCGCGGCGACGGATTGAAAGCGCTGTTCGCCCTCCGGGCGTCGATGCCCGGACGGTTCGACGTCCTGATCGACGCACACGGCGTCCCCCGGAGCGCCGTCCTCGCCGGAACGCTGCGCGCCGGGACGCGGGTGCGCATCGACAAGGACCAGGCGCGCAAACTGCTCCTCATCAGGCGCAAGATCGACCGGTTTCCGCCGGGCGTCTCCATGGCCGGCCGCTTCGTCGACCTCGCCCGCCGCCTCGGGGCCGAACTTCCCCACGATCCCCCGCCGAGGCTTTCTCCGTCCCCAGGCGCCATCGCCGCGGCAAAACGACTGCTCGCCGGAGAGACGGGCGCCCGGGCGCCCGTTGCGATCGCGCCCGGGGCGAGACACGAGACCAAGCGCTGGCCCGCCGGGCATTTCTCGGCCCTCGCAGCGATGCTCGCGGCCCGCGGCGAGACGGTCGTCCTCGTCGGCGGCCCCGACGACCAACCCGTCTGCCGCGAGGTGGCCGCCAAAAGCGGCGGCGCCGCGATCGACCTCTCCGGCCGGCTGGATCTGCCAGGGACGGCGGCCCTTCTCGCGAGGTGCCCCCTCCTGGTCTCCAACGATTCGGCACCGCTTCACATCGCCGAGGCGGTCGGAACGCCGGTCGTCGCCCTGTTCGGCCCGACCGTGGGCCAGTTCGGCTATTTCCCGCGACTTCCGGCGAGCGTCGTCATCGAGGCGCCCCTCGACTGTCGCCCCTGTTCCCGGAACGGAGCGCGCCCCTGCCCGTTCGGCACGAAGGACTGTCTCGAGTCGCTGGCGCCGGCACGCGTCTTCGACGCGGCAGCGGGAATCCTCGACGGGGCCGGGACCGCCGAGGCTGAAGGAGAAGGATGAGTCACCCCGCGCAGTTCCTCTACGGCCTCGTCGCGCCCCTCGCGCCGGCGGCTCTCCGTCTCGTCGCGCCCTTCGACGAAAAGATCGCCGAGACCCTCGCCACGCGCCGGGGGATCCGGCCGCGCTGGCGCGAAAAGGGGGCGGCCGCAGCCGGGGCGGGCCCGCTCGTCTGGTTCCACGTCTCCTCGGTCGGGGAATTCCTGCAGGCGACGCCGGTGATCGACGAACTCGCCGCCCGCCGCCCGGACGTCCGGATCGCCCTGACCTTCACCTCGCCGTCGGGATACAACTACCTCCATCGCCACGACCGATCGAGAAGGAACGAACGCATCCGTTTCGTCGAGTACCTCCCCTTCGACACGGCGGGCAACGCGCGTTTCTGCCTCGATATCCTGCGTCCCGACCTTCTCGTCTACGTGAAGTTCGATCTCTGGCCGAACCTCATCCTCGAGGCCTCCCGTCGCGGCGTGCCGCAGGTGCTCGTGTCGGCGACCCTCTCTACCGGCTCGCGCAGGCTCGCATGGTACGCCCGCGGCTGGTACGGCTCGCTCTACCAGCGGCTGTCGGCGATCGCGGCGATATCCGACGAGGACGCAGGACGGTTCCGCCTCGCATCGGGCGGCGGCGTGCTGGTGGAGACGACGGGCGATACGCGCTTCGACCAGGTCTGCCGCCGCGTCGACACGACGACCGTCGAACCGCCCCGCGCGCTTCTCGACGACCGCCGCGTCTTCGTCGTGGCGGGAAGCACGTGGCCCCGCGACGAGGCGGTCGTCATCCCGGGATTCGCGTGTCTCCGGAAACGGCATCCGGAGACCGCGCTCATCCTCGTTCCGCACGAGCCGACGGCGGCGCGACTCGCGGAGATCGGCCGCTCGCTCGAGGCCGAAGGGCTCCGCTTCGCCCTCGTCTCCGAACTCGGCGAGCGTCCGCCGCCCGAGCCGGTCGTCGTCGCCGACGGCCTGGGGTACCTCGCCGAACTCTACCGCGCCGGCACGGTGGCCTACGTCGGCGGTTCATTCACCACCGGCGTCCACAACGTGATGGAGCCGGCGGTCCTCGGCCTGCCCGTCTTCTTCGGCCCGCGCATCGACAACTCGTGGGAGGCCCTCAGGCTCGCCGAAGCCGGCGCGGGCCGCGTCGTAAAGCGGCCAGGGGAATTCGCCGACGGCGTCTCCGCCCTTCTCGACGATCCCGCGCTCCTCGCGCGCCGCGGCCGGGAAGCGGCCGGGTTCATCAGAAAACATTGCGGAGCGGCTCCCCGTTGCGTAGATTTGTTGCTGACCCGTCTGCAGGCGTGACGGCACCCTCACCCGATTCCCGGAACGACGGAAGGAGCCCGCATGAACGCCGATCTCCGGCTTCCGACACAACCGCGGTACATCCAGATCGAGTCGATCATCGGCTGCGACGCGAAGTGCCCCTTCTGCCCGCAGAAGACGATCGCCCGCGGACCGCGCAGGATGCCGGACGAGACGTGGCGCAAGATCGTCGACGACACCCGCGGACTCGGCGTCACCTACCGGCCCTTCCTGCAGAACGAGGCCCTCATCGATCCGCGCATCGAGACGATCGTCCGGTATATCAAGGAGGATCCCACCGCGCGCGTCGAGATCAACACGAACGCGAACGCCCTCACGGAGAAGCGGGGCCGCGGGCTGATCGACGCCGGCATCGATCTCATGCGCTTCAGCGTCGACGCCTTCTCCGCCGGGGTGTACGAGCAGTGCCGCGTCGGCCTCGACTACGATCGCGTCGTCGAAAACATCGAACGTTTCATCGCGCTCGTCGACGAGAGCGGCAGCCGGGTCGTCACCGACGTGCGGATGATCGACATGGACATCAACCGCCACGAACAGAAGGCCTTCGTCGAATTCTGGTCGGCCCGCGCGGATCGCGCCTCGATCGTCCCCCTGTACAACTGGCCGTGGGACGAGGGCGTCGAGATGGTCGAGAAGCCGTGCCTGAAGATGCGCGAGGAGATGTTCTTCTACACCGACGGCCGGGCCGTGCTCTGCTGCTGGGACATCGCCGGCCGCGCGGTCATCGGCGACGTCAACGAGACGAGCGTCCTCGATATCTGGAACGGCCCGGTCCGCCGCGGATTCGCCGAGATCCTCAACCGGGGCGAGCGGGGAAAGATCCTGCTCTGCTCCCGCTGCGACGCCTACCGCGATTACCGTTTCGAGGGATTCGGGGACTAGCCGCGGCCGGCCTTCCCTGGACTCTTCCGCGGCCGCTACCTCAGCGTTCGCCTGTTGATGAGCACCTGCACCATTCCCCGCCGTTCCCTGCTCTGCGGATAGTGGATGATCATGTCCGAATAGCCGTCGCCGTTGAGATCGCGCGTGTCCAGCTCGCCGTAGGCGTCCGCCTCGATGCGGGCGACGGGCTTCTTCGAGAAGAGCCGGTCTCCGCCGTCTTCGAGGCCGAGGTAGATCGAGAGTTCGTTTTCGCCGGTGGCGAAGACGAAATCCTTCCGCCGGTCGCCGTCGAAGTCGCCGTCGAGATCCATCGCCTGCGTGTCGGAATCGCCCGAGAAATCGATCTTGAATTTCACTTCCTTGGTGAAATCGGGCCGGTCGGAGAAACGGTCGTTTTCGCCGAGGAGGAAGATGTTGAAGGCGATCGGCACCGAACGGGTCAGCAGGAACCGGATGATCGACGACACGCTGATCTTCACCGACGGCAAGACGAGATCGAGCCGGCCGTCCCCGTTCACGTCCCGGATCATGGCGGTCGCCGAGGCGGTTCCCTCTGAGACGATCACCTGCCCCGGGGCCTCCGCGAATCCCGCCGGGCCTCCCCGGTAGACGTTGATGACGCCGCGGAAGTTCGAGAGTCCCTTCGCCGTCTGCTTCGTGACGACGACGTCGACGTATCCGTCGCCGTCGAGATCGCGCACGACCGTGGAAACCTCGGCGATCCCCTCGATCTTCTCCTTCTTCGTTCGCACGTCGAACCGCCTGCGCCACGACGGCACCGCGGCGAACCGCCCGTTTGCCCCCAGCAGGTAGGCCGCGACCTCGTCGTCGTCGATCGTGAGGAGGTCTGCCCGGCCGTCTGCGTCGACGTCCTCGACGCGGATGTCGGGAAAGGCGTACCGGGCGCTCACGCCGAGCGTCACCTCGCCGTCGAGGGATCCCGAATCCCGCGTGTACACGACGGTCGAGATGTCGATGCGAAGCGTGTCGGTCGCGACCCATCGGCCGCTCGTGTCGGCGGCGTGCAGACGAAGCCCCCCGAAATCGAAGACGGCGATCTCCTCCCGGCCGTCCCCGTTCCAGTCCCTGACGAAGTCGACGACCGGCAACCGGCTCTCGGGCGGAAAGACGGCGATGCCGCCCGTCTCGAAAAGCGTCACCGGCGTCTCGTCGTAGCGGCGGCCTGCGAGACGGTAGCAGCGGATCTCCGAGGGCGTCGCGTAGACGATCTCCCTGCCGCCGTCATTATCGAAATCACCGATGTCGAGGAGGACGGCCGCGGTGTCGACGGGCCACGAGTGATCGGCCGCCGTGGCGAAACCGCCCTCGGCGTCCTGCCAGAAGACCGAGATCCATCTCGTCTCGTCGGGGGGAAGGCCCTTCCGGTGCGTGATGACGATGTCGCAGAGTCCGTCGCCGTCGAGATCCTCCGCGCGGACGTCGAGCAGCTTGTCGGCGACGCTCAACCTCGACAGGGTGAAGGCCGCGTCGTCGCGTGCGGCGACAGGGCATGCTGCGGGCAGCAGGAGGATCGCGGCGACGGCCGCGGCCCCGAGCACTCGGTGTGTGCGCATCAGAAGGTGACCTCCTTGCGGATGACGATCCTCCGGCCGACGACGATCGACACGGCCGTCCATCCCGCCGCTCCGGCGAGCGTCAGACGCACGACGTCGCCCCATTCACGGGGCAGGGGAAGCCCCGCGGACATCGCCGTCATCTGTTCGGCGGGCAATGAGAGACAGGTCGTCGGAAGCCAGGGTTGCGCCTCCGGGAATACGGACAGCAACGACATCGCCCCCCAGAGGGCGAGGGTGGCGGCGATCGCCGTTCCCGGCCCGTTGCAGGCGGCGGCGATCGCCGCCGATACGGCCGTCGTCGCGACGACGGCGCACAAAGTCAGCGCGATGGCGAGAGAAAGCCGCAGGCCGAGTCGCCCCGCCGGATGGATCATGACCTGCGTCTCCACGAGGTCCGCGAAACCGGGCTTCAGCCAGGAGACGGCGACCACGACGGCGGCGGCGACGACAAAGAGCGCGGCCGAGGCGGCGACGGCCGAGATGAGCTTGCCCCACCACCAGGCACCGCGCGACACGGGACGCACCCAGGCCGCCTTGACCGTGCCGAGCGCGTATTCGCGGGAGATGTGAAAGCAGGCGAGCATTGCGCCGGCGAACGCGGCGAGGTGCGCGATCCGGCCGAGCGACGAGGAGGCGAGATAGAACCCGCTCGGCACGCCGATCCACTGCCGGCGCGTCGCCGCATCGAGGGCGAAAACGATGATCGCCGACGCGAGCGCGATCGCGACGGGAAAGAGGTACGTCGTCCTCCTTCGGGACGCCTTGAAGCGCTCGGCGGCGAGGACCCTGGCGAGTTCACTCATCGCCGCCTCCCGCGCCGGTGATCCGGAAGAAGAGGTCCTCGAGACCTTCCCCCCCGGCGGCGAGTTCCGCCACGGGGCCGTCGGCGAGGATCCGGCCGCGGTCGATGATCGCGACGCGGTCGCACGTCTTCTCGACCTCGTCCATGCGATGGCTCGAGAGGAGAACGGCCCTTCCCTCCTCGCGGGCGAGCCGGGGCAGGAGGCGCCTGATGTCGGCGATCCCCGCCGGGTCGAGCCCGTTCGTCGGTTCGTCGAGCAGCAGGATCGGCGGATCGCCGAGCAGGGCCGCGGCGAGTCCGAGTCGGCGTTTCATGCCCCACGAATACCCCGAGACGCGCCGCCTCTTCGACTCGCCGAGTCCGGTGAGATCGAGCAGCCGGTCCACGAGGAGGCCGTCGCCCCGTCCGAGCCAGCGGCAGGCGACCTCGAGGTTCTCCCTTCCGGTCAACCACGGGTAGAAAGCGGGCGCGTCGAAGAGGACGCCGATCCTCGCCACCGCGGCGGCGGCCTGCTTCGCGACGTCGATCCCGTCGACGAGGACCCGCCCCGCCGTCGGCCGGAGGAGCCCGCAGACGATCTTGAAGGCGGTCGTCTTGCCGGCCCCGTTCGGCCCGAGGAAACCGTAGACGCCGGGCGTCTCGATTTGGAGATCGATCCCCCGCAGGGCCTCGACCCTTCCGAAACGCTTTTCGAGACCATCGATGACGAGCACGTGCGATTCCTCCTAGAACGACCGTTGCGCCCGCAGGATGACACGCGGTTCGTCGAAGCTTCCGTCGAGATCCCAGGCGACGGCCAGAACGACGCAGGGCAGCAGGGATTCGCCGGAAACGCCGACGCCCGCCGTCTGCCCCCAGCTCTCCGCGGAACGGTCGAGGAAACCGAGCGGCGACCGGGGATCCCCGGCGAGGGCGACGAGCCCCGCGTCGGAGAAGAAAAGAAGATCCCATCGGCTCCACAGGCGCCGGAGAAGGGGCGCCGGGGGCATCGGCACGCGCAGCTCGGCCGACGCGAAGGCGACCCGGTCGCCCCGCGGTGGATCGAAGGGCAGGTCCCGGAGACCGCGCACGCCCGCGTATCCGTTCAGCGACTGCGTCAGCTGCGACGGAAGCCGGTCGAAGGCGGTGAAGAGTCGTCCACGCAGATCGAGCCGTATCCCCCGCGGCAGATCGGTATAGCGCCGGGCGTCGATTTCGAGCGTCTCGTATGAGAACGTTCCCGGCCCGTCGGCGAACCCCTTTTCCGCCCGGAGACGGCAGAACCAGCCGGTCTCCTCCTCCCAGCCGTCGCGCGTGTCGAGCGTGATGCTCGTCGAGAATGCCATACGCGTGCCGTCCGCGATCGCGGGATTCGGGCGGTACGTGTCTCGCGGGAAGAGCAGCGAGGGAATGCCGCGCGCCTCGAGCGAGAGTTCCTCCTGCAGCAGGAAGGCGGACTCGACGATCCATCGCCCGCCGGATCGGATCGTGAGGCCGACCCGCCCGCCGCGTTTCTCGTACCAGTCGAGGAAATCGTCCCCGGTCAGGCTCGTGATGACGCCGTTCTCCAGGCGGGAGAGCA of Candidatus Krumholzibacteriota bacterium contains these proteins:
- a CDS encoding ABC transporter ATP-binding protein; the protein is MLVIDGLEKRFGRVEALRGIDLQIETPGVYGFLGPNGAGKTTAFKIVCGLLRPTAGRVLVDGIDVAKQAAAAVARIGVLFDAPAFYPWLTGRENLEVACRWLGRGDGLLVDRLLDLTGLGESKRRRVSGYSWGMKRRLGLAAALLGDPPILLLDEPTNGLDPAGIADIRRLLPRLAREEGRAVLLSSHRMDEVEKTCDRVAIIDRGRILADGPVAELAAGGEGLEDLFFRITGAGGGDE
- a CDS encoding BamA/TamA family outer membrane protein, translated to MKRLIGIATTILCLAAAVAAAAGDRETKLSPEELSLLLDRSPQLVLYGGYTVEPGDTLRGPVVVVRGALDVRGGGIVDGDVWVVNGRLILAGASGVTGRAHLVDSEIYLSHDGRVDGGIARYRCSCRLDDELFESTGELLFVEYVDPRAVRTAFAFEPGAPSRVDYHLVSVGLKRENDLHRDPYVKGRAMLRLPLWKESHGLLGFEAGIEIPIGGGGTALHLEAFKTSETEDDRLLSRLENGVITSLTGDDFLDWYEKRGGRVGLTIRSGGRWIVESAFLLQEELSLEARGIPSLLFPRDTYRPNPAIADGTRMAFSTSITLDTRDGWEEETGWFCRLRAEKGFADGPGTFSYETLEIDARRYTDLPRGIRLDLRGRLFTAFDRLPSQLTQSLNGYAGVRGLRDLPFDPPRGDRVAFASAELRVPMPPAPLLRRLWSRWDLLFFSDAGLVALAGDPRSPLGFLDRSAESWGQTAGVGVSGESLLPCVVLAVAWDLDGSFDEPRVILRAQRSF